Proteins from a genomic interval of Kitasatospora herbaricolor:
- a CDS encoding aminotransferase class V-fold PLP-dependent enzyme: MSVTTDLCAPLAVLGHDVQVPLVNGEKVAYAALDYAASSPALQRVWDDVAAYAPYYGSVHRGAGYLSQLSTDLFEQSRRTVGEFLDLREGDQVVFTRATTDSLNLLAGALPAGTRVFVFETEHHASLLPWRREGVAVSYLRAPRSHAEAVAALDEALAGAGEGPKLFCVTGASNVTGELWPVAELTRTAHRHGARVVLDAAQLAPHHRVSVRELDVDWVAFSGHKLYAPFGSGVLAGRRDWLDAAEPYLAGGGATRTVAREVDGSVAVEWNSGPARHEAGSPNVIGAYAIAAACRALSEAGFDALEAREQQLIARLKAGLAEIPEVKVLSLFGDTPLLTDVARVGVVSFVVQGWNSSHFSAALSAEYGIGVRDGLFCAHPLVRTLLGGEEAPPSECGAPEASLPGERSLNAIRVSFGAGTPDEHLDRFLTAVRELVTDGAAWSYRSEGGRCVADTRRAG; the protein is encoded by the coding sequence ATGTCTGTGACCACCGATCTCTGCGCCCCGCTCGCCGTCCTCGGCCACGACGTCCAGGTCCCGCTGGTCAACGGCGAGAAGGTCGCCTACGCCGCCCTGGACTACGCCGCCAGCTCCCCAGCGCTCCAGCGGGTCTGGGACGACGTCGCCGCCTACGCCCCCTACTACGGCAGCGTGCACCGCGGCGCCGGCTACCTCTCGCAGCTGTCCACCGACCTGTTCGAGCAGAGCCGCCGCACCGTCGGGGAGTTCCTCGACCTGCGCGAGGGCGACCAGGTGGTCTTCACCCGCGCCACCACCGACTCGCTGAACCTGCTGGCGGGCGCCCTGCCCGCCGGCACCCGGGTCTTCGTCTTCGAGACCGAGCACCACGCCTCGCTGCTGCCCTGGCGCCGCGAGGGGGTCGCCGTCTCCTACCTGCGGGCCCCGCGCTCGCACGCCGAGGCGGTCGCCGCGCTGGACGAGGCGCTGGCCGGCGCGGGCGAGGGCCCGAAGCTGTTCTGCGTCACCGGCGCCTCCAACGTCACCGGCGAGCTGTGGCCGGTCGCCGAACTCACCCGCACCGCCCACCGCCACGGCGCCCGGGTCGTCCTGGACGCCGCCCAGCTCGCCCCGCACCACCGGGTCTCGGTCCGCGAGCTGGACGTGGACTGGGTCGCCTTCTCCGGCCACAAGCTGTACGCGCCGTTCGGCTCGGGCGTGCTGGCCGGCCGTCGTGACTGGCTGGACGCCGCCGAGCCGTACCTGGCCGGTGGCGGCGCCACCCGCACCGTGGCCCGCGAGGTGGACGGCTCGGTCGCCGTCGAGTGGAACTCCGGCCCGGCCCGCCACGAGGCCGGCTCCCCGAACGTGATCGGCGCCTACGCCATCGCCGCCGCCTGCCGGGCGCTGAGCGAGGCCGGCTTCGACGCGCTGGAGGCCCGCGAGCAGCAGCTGATCGCCCGCCTCAAGGCCGGCCTGGCCGAGATCCCCGAGGTCAAGGTGCTCAGCCTGTTCGGGGACACCCCGCTGCTCACCGACGTCGCCCGGGTGGGCGTGGTCTCCTTCGTCGTCCAGGGCTGGAACAGCTCGCACTTCTCGGCGGCGCTCTCCGCCGAGTACGGCATCGGTGTGCGCGACGGCCTGTTCTGCGCCCACCCGCTGGTCCGCACCCTGCTCGGCGGCGAGGAGGCCCCGCCGTCCGAGTGCGGCGCGCCGGAGGCCTCGCTGCCCGGCGAGCGCAGCCTGAACGCGATCCGGGTCAGCTTCGGCGCCGGCACCCCGGACGAGCACCTGGACCGGTTCCTGACCGCCGTCCGCGAGCTGGTCACCGACGGCGCCGCCTGGAGCTACCGCAGCGAGGGCGGCCGTTGCGTCGCCGACACCCGCCGGGCGGGCTGA
- a CDS encoding glycosyltransferase 87 family protein, which produces MELAPAGTPGRSGSADGTGAEDAPAVLPAPAVLPPPGRPRPAGGALWALGAGWLASRTLLLMMVTGVLRLGGDITADVSVIYHGWYGVLQTGTFPLDDVTWQYPPGAALVIMLPGLLPWSYLVSFWVICGVVDALSMGLLMRAGVRAGRSYSGAWVWVAGVPLLGPMIYNRYDLLVTALAVAGLLALLRRPAIGGLLLGLGGIIKVWPLLALIGTPSGRRTRRSWTSAAATAGSLGFLLAAGMNGAFEFLKFQKDRGIEVESLGAMPLHIARMAGTWDGQVKMNYGSTEMLGPWVDVISKVMVAGTLAGFAWLLFWRLTAKRRTAATTYDAALAALLVFTVTSRVISPQYMVWLVGVAAVCLSVRATSQRPVAVLVLLATPLTMLEFPLLFGQVTASHTWGVVVLGLRNLLLLAAAVLSCVRLWRSSRAPAALAATVVLPAPPEPAANPAYPVRPGIAYEQDLLDGIDRPHAGAER; this is translated from the coding sequence GTGGAGTTGGCCCCGGCCGGTACGCCCGGCAGATCCGGCAGCGCCGACGGCACCGGCGCCGAGGATGCGCCCGCCGTCCTCCCCGCGCCGGCCGTCCTCCCTCCCCCCGGCCGGCCGCGACCGGCCGGCGGCGCCCTGTGGGCCCTCGGCGCGGGCTGGCTGGCCTCCCGGACGCTGCTGCTGATGATGGTCACCGGCGTGCTCAGGCTCGGCGGGGACATCACCGCGGACGTCTCGGTGATCTACCACGGCTGGTACGGCGTGCTGCAGACCGGGACCTTCCCGCTGGACGACGTGACCTGGCAGTACCCGCCCGGGGCCGCCCTGGTGATCATGCTCCCCGGTCTGCTGCCCTGGTCCTACCTGGTCTCCTTCTGGGTGATCTGCGGCGTGGTGGACGCCCTGTCGATGGGCTTGCTGATGCGCGCGGGCGTACGCGCCGGCCGCAGCTACAGCGGCGCCTGGGTCTGGGTGGCCGGGGTGCCGCTGCTCGGCCCGATGATCTACAACCGTTACGACCTGCTGGTCACCGCGCTGGCCGTGGCCGGGCTGCTGGCCCTGCTGCGGCGCCCGGCGATCGGCGGGCTGCTGCTGGGGCTCGGCGGCATCATCAAGGTCTGGCCGCTGCTGGCCCTGATCGGCACGCCGTCCGGCCGGCGCACCCGGCGCTCCTGGACCTCGGCGGCGGCCACCGCCGGCAGCCTCGGCTTCCTGCTGGCGGCCGGCATGAACGGCGCCTTCGAGTTCCTGAAGTTCCAGAAGGACCGCGGCATCGAGGTGGAGTCGCTGGGCGCGATGCCGCTGCACATCGCGCGGATGGCCGGCACCTGGGACGGCCAGGTGAAGATGAACTACGGCTCGACCGAGATGCTCGGACCGTGGGTGGACGTCATCTCCAAGGTGATGGTGGCGGGCACCCTGGCCGGCTTCGCCTGGCTGCTGTTCTGGCGGCTCACCGCGAAGCGCCGCACCGCCGCCACCACGTACGACGCGGCGCTCGCCGCGCTGCTGGTGTTCACCGTGACCAGCCGGGTGATCAGCCCGCAGTACATGGTCTGGCTGGTGGGCGTGGCCGCGGTCTGCCTGAGCGTCCGCGCGACCAGCCAGCGCCCGGTGGCGGTGCTGGTCCTGCTCGCCACCCCGCTGACCATGCTGGAGTTCCCGCTGCTGTTCGGCCAGGTCACCGCCAGCCACACCTGGGGCGTCGTCGTCCTGGGGCTGCGCAACCTGCTGCTGCTGGCCGCCGCCGTGCTGTCCTGCGTGCGCCTGTGGCGCTCCAGCCGGGCCCCGGCCGCCCTGGCCGCCACGGTGGTGCTCCCCGCCCCGCCGGAGCCGGCCGCCAACCCGGCCTACCCCGTCCGCCCGGGCATCGCCTACGAGCAGGACCTGCTGGACGGCATCGACCGTCCGCACGCCGGCGCCGAGCGCTGA
- a CDS encoding C40 family peptidase codes for MASHRRPKQPSRARVTVLTAAAATAVALSAQMSAHAAPTTPSKKEDVKAQIDKLNEEQEQAAERYNGAKERADQLRKQADQLQDQVARGQDQMTHLQAGLAEVAGEQYRTGGIDPSVQLMLASDPSGYLQQATSVQQATSSQAEALKGLQDQQRRLDQQKIEAAAILSSLDETTKDLNQAKADVNQKLKEAQALLNTLSAADRASVVQGDGRASRDSVRVDLGTLPQAAGYAGVAVAKAMSKQGAPYVWGATGPSTFDCSGLMVWAYGQAGVSLPRTSQSQGNVGVRVPSLAEAQPGDLVVYGSDRHHVGMYIGNGLVVHAPHTGDVVKVMKADAMPINTIRRV; via the coding sequence TTGGCCTCCCACCGCCGTCCGAAGCAGCCGAGCCGCGCGCGGGTGACCGTGCTCACCGCTGCCGCCGCGACCGCGGTCGCCCTGTCCGCCCAGATGAGCGCGCACGCCGCGCCCACCACGCCCTCCAAGAAGGAGGACGTGAAGGCGCAGATCGACAAGCTCAACGAGGAGCAGGAACAGGCCGCCGAGCGCTACAACGGCGCCAAGGAGCGGGCCGACCAGCTCCGCAAGCAGGCCGACCAGCTCCAGGACCAGGTGGCCCGGGGCCAGGACCAGATGACCCACCTTCAGGCGGGCCTGGCCGAGGTGGCGGGCGAGCAGTACCGCACCGGCGGCATCGACCCGTCCGTCCAGCTGATGCTCGCCTCGGACCCGTCCGGCTACCTCCAGCAGGCGACCAGCGTCCAGCAGGCGACCTCCAGCCAGGCCGAGGCGCTCAAGGGCCTGCAGGACCAGCAGCGCCGCCTCGACCAGCAGAAGATTGAGGCCGCGGCCATCCTGTCCTCGCTGGACGAGACCACCAAGGACCTGAACCAGGCCAAGGCGGACGTCAACCAGAAGCTGAAGGAGGCGCAGGCGCTGCTGAACACGCTCAGCGCCGCCGACCGCGCCTCGGTGGTCCAGGGCGACGGCCGCGCCTCGCGCGACTCCGTCCGCGTCGACCTCGGCACTCTGCCGCAGGCCGCCGGCTACGCCGGTGTCGCCGTGGCCAAGGCGATGAGCAAGCAGGGCGCCCCCTACGTCTGGGGCGCCACCGGGCCGAGCACCTTCGACTGCTCGGGCCTGATGGTGTGGGCGTACGGCCAGGCCGGTGTCTCGCTGCCGCGCACCTCGCAGTCCCAGGGCAACGTCGGCGTGCGGGTGCCCTCGCTGGCCGAGGCCCAGCCGGGCGACCTGGTCGTCTACGGCTCGGACCGCCACCACGTCGGGATGTACATCGGCAACGGGCTGGTGGTGCACGCGCCGCACACCGGCGACGTGGTCAAGGTGATGAAGGCCGACGCCATGCCGATCAACACGATCCGCCGGGTCTGA
- a CDS encoding NYN domain-containing protein — MSTPQNRIGAEDVVDAAREPAGPQGQQPAVDARPPDAVEAVPAGAETTDGDSAPDAGAGRAEDGTPAGEGDADERTGEQLDRPLPEGVRRRVVGIAADALGGLPVAELPLSLRQYAKFTPARRAKYAATALAAALESEPAFRVRIADRLRLGQPDLVKALEAGTVPGAADPMDVATAAYLLRPHGWARLVEQAGELAERAGAEGAAAESARLAEKLQAELAELRAAARNDLERQRAESESVRKEAESLRKKVRSLESDTRRAQAETRKLAAELEALRAASTAERSAADGEARRLKHRISELETAVEHGRRSAREGRSVEDMRLRLLLDTVLQSAQGLQRELALPVARIHPADLVEAVEPASASPHDVARRALAEDDPALLDQLLAIPQVHLVVDGYNVTKTGYPSLPLEQQRIRLLGGLAMLAQRTQAEVTCVFDGQDLDVPVIMAPPRGVRVRFSRTGETADELIRRLVRAEPQGRPVVVVSTDKEVADGVRNAGARPVASVLLLNRLGRA, encoded by the coding sequence GTGAGCACTCCGCAGAACAGGATCGGAGCCGAGGACGTGGTGGACGCAGCGAGGGAGCCCGCCGGACCGCAGGGGCAGCAGCCCGCTGTGGACGCCCGGCCCCCGGACGCGGTCGAGGCCGTCCCGGCCGGTGCTGAGACCACGGACGGGGACAGCGCCCCGGACGCCGGTGCCGGGCGGGCCGAGGACGGAACGCCCGCCGGCGAGGGCGACGCCGACGAGCGGACGGGCGAGCAGCTCGACCGCCCGCTGCCCGAGGGCGTCCGCCGCCGGGTGGTCGGGATCGCGGCCGACGCCCTGGGCGGCCTGCCGGTCGCCGAACTGCCGCTCTCGCTGCGCCAGTACGCCAAGTTCACGCCGGCCCGGCGGGCCAAGTACGCGGCCACCGCGCTGGCCGCCGCGCTGGAGTCGGAGCCCGCGTTCCGGGTGCGGATAGCGGACCGGTTGCGGCTGGGCCAGCCCGACCTGGTGAAGGCGCTGGAGGCCGGCACCGTGCCCGGCGCCGCCGACCCGATGGACGTCGCCACCGCCGCCTACCTGCTGCGCCCGCACGGCTGGGCCCGGCTGGTCGAGCAGGCCGGGGAGCTCGCCGAGCGGGCCGGCGCCGAGGGCGCGGCCGCCGAGTCGGCCCGGCTGGCCGAGAAGCTGCAGGCGGAGCTGGCCGAGCTGCGGGCCGCCGCCCGCAACGACCTGGAGCGCCAGCGCGCCGAGTCGGAGAGCGTGCGCAAGGAGGCGGAGTCGCTGCGCAAGAAGGTGCGCTCGCTGGAGAGCGACACCCGGCGGGCGCAGGCCGAGACCCGCAAGCTGGCCGCCGAGCTGGAGGCGCTGCGCGCCGCGTCGACCGCCGAGCGCAGCGCCGCCGACGGCGAGGCCCGGCGGCTGAAGCACCGGATCTCCGAGCTGGAGACGGCGGTCGAGCACGGCCGGCGCTCGGCCCGCGAGGGGCGCAGTGTGGAGGACATGCGGCTGCGGCTGCTGCTCGACACCGTCCTGCAGTCGGCGCAGGGGTTGCAGCGGGAGCTGGCGCTGCCGGTCGCCCGGATCCATCCGGCCGACCTGGTGGAGGCGGTGGAGCCGGCCTCCGCCTCGCCGCACGACGTGGCCCGCCGGGCGCTCGCCGAGGACGATCCGGCGCTGCTGGACCAGCTGCTGGCGATCCCGCAGGTCCATCTGGTGGTGGACGGCTACAACGTCACCAAGACCGGCTATCCCTCGTTGCCGCTGGAGCAGCAGCGGATCCGGCTGCTCGGGGGGCTGGCGATGCTCGCCCAGCGCACCCAGGCGGAGGTCACCTGCGTCTTCGACGGCCAGGACCTCGACGTCCCGGTGATCATGGCGCCGCCGCGCGGGGTCCGGGTGCGCTTCAGCCGGACGGGGGAGACGGCGGACGAGCTGATCCGCCGGCTGGTGCGGGCCGAGCCGCAGGGGCGGCCGGTGGTGGTGGTCTCCACCGACAAGGAGGTCGCGGACGGCGTGCGCAACGCCGGCGCGCGCCCCGTGGCGTCGGTCCTGCTGCTCAACCGGCTGGGCCGGGCCTGA
- a CDS encoding Lrp/AsnC family transcriptional regulator gives MITAIVLIKTSVDRIPEIAEAITAIEGVSEVYSVTGGYDLVAMVRVRRHDDLADVIPGQLNKVPGVEHTETQIAFRTYSQHDLEAAFALGLGE, from the coding sequence GTGATCACCGCCATCGTCCTGATCAAGACCAGCGTCGACCGCATCCCGGAGATCGCCGAGGCGATCACGGCCATCGAGGGTGTCAGCGAGGTCTACTCGGTGACCGGCGGCTACGACCTGGTGGCGATGGTCCGGGTCCGCCGGCACGACGACCTGGCCGACGTGATCCCGGGTCAGCTCAACAAGGTGCCGGGCGTGGAGCACACCGAGACCCAGATCGCCTTCCGCACCTACTCCCAGCACGACCTCGAAGCCGCCTTCGCCCTCGGCCTGGGCGAGTAG
- a CDS encoding C40 family peptidase encodes MTAAAAAAVALSAQAGAHADPVQTKDQVKEQVDQLNEQAEVATEAYNGAQAKQQELQKQVGEIQDRVARQQAQVTDLQGGLAEIAAEQYRNGGISPTVQLMLSTSPDNFLSQAGSVNQAGDSQSNALKELQAQQRKLDQDKSEAQSKLAELDTTTQQLKASKDEVQGKLAKAQQLLNTLTEQEREALKAAEAKAAADAKAKADAAKAQTDRASRDTARSPLSSGSTAAATPAPSNVPASGRAAAAIAAAESKLGAPYVYGATGPNSFDCSGFTGWAYAQANVSLPRTSQAQASAGKRIGTNIADAQPGDLIIYYGGMSHVGLYVGGGQIIHAPHTGANVRYESATVMPISAIVRI; translated from the coding sequence ATGACCGCTGCTGCCGCCGCCGCCGTGGCCCTGTCCGCCCAGGCCGGCGCCCACGCCGACCCGGTGCAGACCAAGGACCAGGTCAAGGAGCAGGTCGACCAGCTCAACGAGCAGGCCGAGGTCGCCACCGAGGCCTACAACGGTGCGCAGGCCAAGCAGCAGGAACTGCAGAAGCAGGTCGGCGAGATCCAGGACCGGGTGGCGCGCCAGCAGGCCCAGGTGACCGACCTTCAGGGCGGCCTCGCCGAGATCGCGGCGGAGCAGTACCGCAACGGCGGCATCTCGCCGACCGTCCAGCTGATGCTCTCCACCAGCCCGGACAACTTCCTCAGCCAGGCCGGTTCCGTCAACCAGGCCGGCGATTCGCAGAGCAACGCCCTCAAGGAGCTCCAGGCCCAGCAGCGCAAGCTGGACCAGGACAAGTCCGAGGCGCAGAGCAAGCTCGCCGAGCTGGACACCACCACCCAGCAGCTCAAGGCCAGCAAGGACGAGGTCCAGGGCAAGCTCGCCAAGGCGCAGCAGCTGCTCAACACGCTGACCGAGCAGGAGCGTGAGGCGCTGAAGGCCGCCGAGGCCAAGGCCGCCGCGGACGCCAAGGCGAAGGCGGACGCCGCCAAGGCGCAGACCGATCGCGCCTCCCGCGACACCGCCCGCAGCCCGCTCAGCAGCGGCTCCACCGCGGCCGCCACCCCGGCGCCCTCGAACGTCCCGGCCAGCGGCCGGGCCGCCGCCGCCATCGCCGCGGCGGAGAGCAAGCTCGGTGCCCCGTACGTCTACGGCGCCACCGGCCCGAACTCCTTCGACTGCTCGGGCTTCACCGGCTGGGCCTACGCCCAGGCCAACGTGTCGCTGCCGCGCACCTCGCAGGCGCAGGCCTCGGCCGGCAAGCGGATCGGCACCAACATCGCCGACGCGCAGCCCGGCGACCTCATCATCTACTACGGCGGCATGTCCCACGTGGGCCTCTACGTGGGCGGCGGCCAGATCATCCACGCCCCGCACACGGGTGCGAACGTCCGCTACGAGTCCGCGACCGTGATGCCGATCTCGGCCATCGTCCGGATCTGA
- a CDS encoding rhomboid family intramembrane serine protease yields MAIPVLDHTGARDGRAAVPAPVVTYALIALNTLVFLLGPAAGLNPVYGTGQARVCAEQRFEQRWGAVPAELLEHRPLAAGRIVQPPGCEVGPTPGKSPALSVLSSLFLHAGWLHLLGNMLFLYVFGAGVEERLGRVRFLVFYLAVGTLATYGYALAQAHSAGSDRVLIGASGAIAAVLGGYLRLYPKARVTTLVPLLLFLPLRFPAWLVLGLWFALQWWSVRSTGLDGGGQPPGPGSVAYLVHVIGFSAGFLLTWAARAHAPRRPGPHRAG; encoded by the coding sequence ATGGCGATCCCGGTCCTCGACCACACCGGCGCGCGGGACGGGCGTGCGGCCGTCCCCGCGCCGGTGGTCACCTACGCCCTGATCGCCCTCAACACCCTGGTGTTCCTGCTCGGCCCGGCGGCGGGCCTCAACCCGGTCTACGGCACCGGGCAGGCCCGGGTCTGCGCCGAGCAGCGCTTCGAACAGCGCTGGGGGGCGGTGCCGGCCGAGCTGCTGGAGCACCGCCCGCTGGCGGCCGGGCGGATCGTCCAGCCGCCGGGCTGCGAGGTGGGGCCAACCCCGGGCAAGTCACCGGCGCTGTCGGTGCTCAGCTCGCTGTTCCTGCACGCCGGCTGGCTGCACCTGCTCGGCAACATGCTCTTCCTCTACGTCTTCGGTGCCGGCGTGGAGGAGCGCCTCGGGCGGGTCCGCTTCCTGGTCTTCTACCTGGCGGTGGGCACCCTCGCCACCTACGGCTACGCGCTGGCTCAGGCGCACTCGGCGGGCTCGGACCGGGTCCTGATCGGTGCCTCGGGGGCGATCGCGGCGGTGCTCGGCGGCTACCTGCGGCTGTACCCGAAGGCCCGGGTGACCACGCTGGTGCCGCTCCTGCTCTTCCTGCCGCTGCGCTTCCCCGCCTGGCTGGTGCTGGGCCTCTGGTTCGCGCTGCAGTGGTGGTCGGTGCGGTCCACCGGCCTGGACGGCGGCGGGCAGCCGCCGGGCCCGGGCAGCGTGGCGTACCTGGTGCACGTGATCGGCTTCAGCGCCGGCTTCCTCCTCACCTGGGCCGCCCGTGCGCACGCGCCCCGGCGCCCCGGCCCGCACCGGGCCGGCTGA
- a CDS encoding glycosyltransferase family 4 protein: protein MHKTLIVTNDFPPRPGGIQAFVHNMAVRQPAGSVVVYASTWRDGEECARFDAEQPFQVIRDRTKVMVPTPRVTRRAAEILKAENCDSVWFGAAAPLGLMAPALRRAGAGRLLGMTHGHEAAWAQLPGSRQLLRRIGAGTDTLTYLGEYTRSRIASAVGPEAAARMVQLPPGVDEQTFHPDSGGAELRRALGLADRPVVVCVSRLVPRKGQDTLIEAMPQILADVPDAVLLIVGDGPYRGDLERLADARGVRASVRFTGAVPWSELPAHYGAGDVFAMPCRTRRGGLDVEGLGIVYLEASATGLPVVAGDSGGAPDAVLEGETGYVVPGRSASDVAERIVRLLHDEELRRRLGEAGRRWVDRSWRWDLLAGRLTSLLAS, encoded by the coding sequence ATGCACAAGACCTTGATCGTCACCAACGACTTCCCGCCGAGGCCCGGCGGTATCCAGGCTTTCGTCCACAACATGGCGGTACGTCAGCCCGCCGGAAGCGTGGTGGTGTACGCCTCCACCTGGCGGGACGGCGAGGAGTGCGCCAGGTTCGACGCCGAGCAGCCCTTCCAGGTGATCCGCGACCGGACGAAGGTGATGGTTCCCACACCCCGGGTCACCCGCCGGGCCGCCGAGATCCTCAAGGCGGAGAACTGCGACTCGGTCTGGTTCGGCGCGGCCGCCCCGCTCGGCCTGATGGCGCCCGCGCTGCGCCGGGCCGGCGCCGGACGCCTGCTCGGGATGACCCACGGGCACGAGGCGGCCTGGGCCCAGCTGCCCGGCTCCCGGCAGCTGCTGCGCCGGATCGGCGCCGGCACCGACACCCTGACCTACCTGGGCGAGTACACCCGCTCGCGGATCGCCTCCGCGGTCGGCCCGGAGGCCGCCGCCCGGATGGTCCAGCTGCCGCCGGGCGTGGACGAGCAGACCTTCCACCCGGACTCCGGCGGCGCCGAGCTGCGCCGCGCCCTGGGCCTGGCGGACCGTCCGGTGGTGGTCTGCGTCTCGCGGCTGGTACCGCGCAAGGGGCAGGACACCCTGATCGAGGCGATGCCGCAGATCCTCGCCGACGTGCCGGACGCCGTCCTGCTGATCGTCGGCGACGGCCCCTACCGCGGCGACCTGGAGCGGCTGGCCGACGCCCGGGGCGTCCGCGCCTCGGTGCGGTTCACCGGCGCGGTGCCCTGGTCCGAGCTGCCCGCGCACTACGGCGCCGGGGACGTCTTCGCGATGCCCTGCCGCACCCGGCGCGGCGGGCTGGACGTCGAGGGGCTCGGCATCGTCTACCTGGAGGCCTCGGCGACCGGCCTCCCGGTGGTGGCCGGCGACTCCGGCGGCGCGCCGGACGCGGTGCTGGAGGGCGAGACCGGGTACGTGGTGCCCGGCCGCTCGGCGTCCGACGTGGCGGAGCGGATCGTCCGGCTGCTCCACGACGAGGAACTGCGCCGCCGCCTGGGCGAGGCCGGCCGCCGCTGGGTCGACCGCTCCTGGCGCTGGGACCTGCTGGCCGGCCGGCTGACCTCGCTGCTGGCCTCCTGA
- a CDS encoding C40 family peptidase, producing MAMHRRHPLPGVHTLVRALVLTAAAGTALGVAAGGSAFAAPGAPDGPPDRTDVKAQVDQIYDEAEQASEKYNAALEHQRRLQGETGALQQQVAVGQDELNRLHGELATVAGAQYRAGGIAPTAQLMLASDPEGYLSRARSLDQVAERQSETLREVAERQRRLDQRRSEATAKLAELEEARHALADSKEQIQQRLTKAQRLLNSLGVTGRARLAAQDARDAEQRATRGTDRLDLGTAPPASDRAAAALAAAVTRIGSPYVFGASGPGAFDCSGLMYWSWRQAGVSLPRTSQGQARAGQRVALADARPGDLVIFYGDRHHVGMYAGGGVVVHAPYPGARVRYESVNAMPVTEVVRL from the coding sequence ATGGCGATGCACCGCCGTCACCCACTGCCAGGTGTGCACACGCTCGTCCGCGCGCTGGTGCTCACCGCCGCCGCCGGCACCGCGCTGGGTGTGGCGGCCGGCGGCAGCGCCTTCGCCGCTCCCGGCGCGCCTGACGGCCCGCCGGACCGCACGGACGTCAAGGCCCAGGTCGACCAGATCTACGACGAGGCCGAGCAGGCCTCCGAGAAGTACAACGCGGCCCTGGAGCACCAGCGCCGGCTGCAGGGCGAGACCGGCGCCCTCCAGCAGCAGGTGGCGGTCGGCCAGGACGAGCTCAACCGGCTGCACGGCGAGCTCGCCACCGTCGCCGGGGCCCAGTACCGGGCCGGCGGGATCGCCCCGACCGCCCAGCTGATGCTCGCCTCCGACCCCGAGGGCTACCTGTCCCGGGCCCGCAGCCTGGACCAGGTCGCCGAGCGGCAGAGCGAGACCCTGCGCGAGGTGGCCGAGCGCCAGCGACGGCTGGACCAGCGCCGTAGCGAGGCCACCGCCAAGCTCGCCGAACTGGAGGAGGCCCGGCACGCCCTGGCGGACAGCAAGGAGCAGATCCAGCAGCGCCTGACCAAGGCCCAGCGGCTGCTGAACAGCCTCGGCGTGACCGGCCGGGCCCGGCTGGCCGCCCAGGACGCCCGGGACGCCGAGCAGCGTGCCACCCGCGGTACCGACCGGCTCGACCTCGGCACCGCCCCGCCCGCCTCCGACCGGGCCGCCGCCGCGCTGGCCGCCGCCGTCACCCGGATCGGCTCGCCGTACGTGTTCGGGGCGAGCGGGCCCGGCGCGTTCGACTGTTCGGGTCTGATGTACTGGAGCTGGCGGCAGGCCGGCGTGAGCCTGCCGCGGACCTCGCAGGGCCAGGCACGCGCGGGACAGCGGGTCGCCCTGGCCGACGCACGACCGGGAGACCTGGTGATCTTCTACGGGGACAGGCACCACGTCGGGATGTACGCCGGCGGTGGCGTCGTCGTGCACGCCCCCTACCCCGGCGCCCGGGTCCGCTACGAGAGCGTCAACGCGATGCCGGTGACCGAGGTGGTCCGGCTCTGA